The following are from one region of the Streptomyces fradiae genome:
- a CDS encoding uracil-DNA glycosylase, whose translation MAARPLNEIVEAGWANALAPVAERIAAMGDFLRQEIAAGRTYLPSGANVLRAFQQPFDEVRVLIVGQDPYPTPGHAVGLSFSVAPEVYPLPPSLENIFREMNTDLGLPRPSNGDLTPWTRQGVLLLNRALTTAPRRPAAHRDKGWEAVTEQAIRALAARGKPLVSVLWGRDARNLRPLLGNLPAIESSHPSPMSADRGFFGSRPFSRTNELLLRQGAQPVDWQLP comes from the coding sequence GTGGCAGCAAGACCGTTGAACGAAATCGTCGAGGCCGGCTGGGCGAACGCCCTTGCGCCGGTGGCCGAACGCATCGCCGCGATGGGCGACTTCCTGCGCCAGGAGATCGCCGCGGGGCGGACCTACCTCCCGTCGGGGGCGAACGTCCTGAGGGCGTTCCAGCAGCCCTTCGACGAGGTGCGGGTCCTCATCGTCGGCCAGGACCCCTATCCCACCCCCGGCCATGCCGTCGGGCTCAGTTTCTCGGTGGCTCCGGAGGTGTACCCGCTGCCGCCGAGCCTGGAGAACATCTTCCGGGAGATGAACACCGATCTGGGCCTCCCCCGGCCCTCGAACGGTGATCTGACCCCGTGGACCCGGCAGGGCGTCCTGCTCCTGAACAGGGCGCTCACCACGGCCCCGCGCCGTCCGGCGGCGCACCGGGACAAGGGCTGGGAGGCCGTCACCGAGCAGGCCATCCGGGCGCTCGCCGCGCGCGGGAAGCCGCTGGTGTCGGTGCTGTGGGGGCGGGACGCGCGCAATCTGCGCCCGCTCCTCGGCAATCTCCCGGCCATCGAGTCCTCGCACCCCTCGCCGATGTCCGCCGACCGCGGCTTCTTCGGCTCCCGTCCGTTCAGCCGCACCAACGAGCTGCTGCTCCGGCAGGGCGCCCAGCCGGTGGACTGGCAGCTGCCGTGA
- a CDS encoding helix-turn-helix transcriptional regulator has protein sequence MKSPDPDSRGAAAVTTATNPRVLEHPERAEIRLEAVLHALSDAVRLRIVRDMVRGEGEEFACSSFVLPVTKSTTTHHFRVLRESGVVRQLYRGTTKLNTLRRDDLEALFPGLLDSILTATEAQSARLGEE, from the coding sequence ATGAAGTCCCCCGACCCCGACAGCCGTGGAGCCGCCGCCGTGACCACCGCGACCAACCCCCGGGTCCTGGAGCACCCCGAGCGCGCCGAGATCCGCCTCGAAGCCGTGCTCCACGCCCTCTCCGACGCGGTCCGGCTCCGGATCGTCCGGGACATGGTCCGCGGCGAGGGCGAGGAGTTCGCCTGCTCGTCCTTCGTCCTGCCGGTCACCAAGTCGACCACCACCCACCACTTCCGCGTCCTGCGCGAGAGCGGCGTGGTCCGCCAGCTCTACCGCGGCACGACCAAGCTCAACACCCTCCGCCGCGACGACCTCGAAGCCCTCTTCCCGGGCCTCCTGGACAGCATCCTCACCGCCACCGAGGCCCAGTCCGCCCGCCTGGGCGAGGAGTAG
- a CDS encoding lactonase family protein, translated as MSDTRTGQTGARRPGRAYIGSFTSAGGQGVLAADVDPETGALAVTGSSDAVADPSFLALDGDVLYAVSETKDGAAAAFDITGPAPRPLGPPAPVDAAGPTHLAVTGGHVLTANYTSGSVSVLPVAADGSLGPVAGQVRHEGGGPVAGRQEGPHAHQVLPDPGGRWVLAVDLGTDSVTVSALDAATGTLRPHGSTAMRPGTGPRHLAFHPAGEYAYVLNELEPTVTVCRWDAAAGVLTPLGETPVVPEGAQGACYPSEAVVAPDGRFLWAAVRGADTLAVLALAEDGASARLTASVPCGGHWPRDLTLAPSGRHLYAANERSGDVTWFTVDPQTGLPERAGSIPAPAASCVVFA; from the coding sequence GTGAGCGACACGCGGACAGGGCAGACGGGCGCGCGGCGCCCGGGGCGGGCGTACATCGGTTCGTTCACATCGGCCGGCGGGCAGGGGGTGCTCGCCGCCGACGTGGATCCGGAGACGGGTGCGCTCGCCGTCACCGGTTCGAGCGACGCGGTCGCCGACCCGTCGTTCCTCGCGCTCGACGGAGACGTGCTCTACGCCGTCTCCGAGACCAAGGACGGCGCCGCCGCGGCCTTCGACATCACCGGGCCCGCACCCCGCCCGCTCGGGCCGCCCGCGCCGGTGGACGCCGCGGGCCCCACGCACCTCGCCGTCACCGGCGGGCACGTGCTCACCGCGAACTACACCTCCGGCAGCGTCTCCGTGCTGCCCGTCGCCGCCGACGGCTCCCTCGGGCCCGTCGCCGGGCAGGTGCGCCACGAGGGCGGCGGACCCGTCGCCGGCCGGCAGGAGGGCCCGCACGCGCACCAGGTGCTGCCCGACCCCGGCGGCCGCTGGGTGCTCGCCGTGGACCTCGGGACCGACTCCGTGACCGTCAGTGCCCTCGACGCCGCCACGGGCACCCTCCGGCCGCACGGCAGCACCGCAATGCGCCCCGGCACCGGACCGCGCCACCTCGCCTTCCACCCGGCCGGCGAGTACGCGTACGTCCTGAACGAGCTGGAGCCCACCGTCACCGTGTGCCGCTGGGACGCCGCGGCGGGCGTGCTCACGCCGCTCGGAGAGACGCCCGTCGTGCCCGAGGGCGCCCAGGGGGCCTGCTACCCCTCCGAGGCCGTCGTCGCCCCCGACGGACGCTTCCTGTGGGCCGCCGTGCGCGGCGCCGACACGCTCGCCGTGCTCGCGCTCGCCGAGGACGGCGCGAGCGCCCGGCTGACCGCCTCGGTGCCCTGCGGCGGCCACTGGCCCCGCGATCTGACCCTCGCGCCCTCAGGACGGCACCTGTACGCGGCGAACGAGCGCTCCGGCGACGTCACCTGGTTCACCGTGGACCCGCAGACCGGGCTGCCCGAGCGCGCCGGGTCGATCCCGGCGCCCGCCGCGTCCTGCGTGGTCTTCGCCTGA
- a CDS encoding ankyrin repeat domain-containing protein, with amino-acid sequence MPGPADLSLLAAARRGDPAAVRAALDAGARVEARDEELRTPLLLAALGDHVAAARELVAAGADVNAQDARHDSAWLVTGVTGSVAMMRALLAADPGPDLKLRNRFGGISLVPAAERGHVAYVQALLRETDIDVDHVNDLGWTALLEAVILGDGGRAHQKVVALLLAAGADRSLADAEGVTALAHAGRRGFTEIADLLRG; translated from the coding sequence ATGCCCGGTCCCGCCGACCTGAGCCTGCTCGCCGCCGCCCGCCGGGGCGATCCGGCCGCGGTGCGCGCCGCGCTCGACGCGGGCGCCCGCGTCGAGGCCCGGGACGAGGAGCTGCGCACCCCGCTGCTGCTCGCCGCGCTTGGCGACCATGTGGCGGCGGCCCGCGAGCTGGTGGCGGCCGGCGCGGACGTGAACGCGCAGGACGCCCGGCACGACAGTGCGTGGCTGGTCACCGGTGTGACCGGCAGCGTGGCGATGATGCGCGCGCTGCTGGCCGCCGATCCGGGCCCGGACCTGAAGCTGCGCAACCGCTTCGGCGGCATCAGCCTCGTCCCGGCCGCCGAGCGCGGCCACGTCGCCTATGTCCAGGCGTTGCTGCGGGAGACCGACATCGACGTCGACCACGTCAACGACCTGGGCTGGACGGCCCTCCTGGAGGCGGTCATCCTCGGCGACGGCGGCCGCGCCCACCAGAAGGTGGTGGCGCTGCTGCTCGCCGCCGGCGCCGACCGGAGCCTCGCGGACGCCGAAGGCGTCACCGCGCTCGCCCACGCCGGGCGCCGCGGCTTCACGGAGATCGCCGATCTGTTGCGGGGCTGA
- a CDS encoding N-acetylglucosamine kinase, whose protein sequence is MTAAAAERAFVVGVDSGGSGLRVALARAGDGERDGRILETVTSGEPVRTGPGGIDAGQLLGRLLPAVDAMAARAGGGAVRAVAVGAAGMATLGDRLRAELPGALAEAWGVRRLALAADAVTAYAGALGQRPGAVVAGGTGLIALGTDLSGWRRADGWGHLLGDCGSGAWIGRAGLEAAMRAYDGRRGGSAALLARAEERFGPAAGLPAALYPRTDRPAVLASFAPDVAAAAGDPVASGILAEAGRQIAEAAAAVLPASPDGSDGEVAFTGGLFRIGKALLGPLRAELGRMAPGVREVPAAGDPLAGAVTIAAALAGGTLRLPEDPRMLQVTR, encoded by the coding sequence GTGACGGCGGCCGCCGCGGAGCGGGCCTTCGTCGTCGGGGTGGACTCCGGCGGCTCGGGCCTCCGGGTCGCGCTCGCGCGCGCCGGGGACGGCGAACGGGACGGGCGGATCCTGGAGACGGTCACGTCCGGGGAGCCGGTGCGCACCGGGCCGGGCGGGATCGACGCCGGGCAGCTGCTCGGGCGGCTGCTGCCGGCCGTGGACGCGATGGCGGCCCGGGCCGGCGGCGGGGCGGTCCGCGCGGTCGCCGTCGGAGCGGCCGGGATGGCGACGCTCGGCGACCGGCTCCGGGCCGAACTGCCTGGCGCGCTCGCCGAGGCCTGGGGCGTGCGGCGGCTCGCGCTCGCGGCGGACGCCGTCACCGCGTACGCCGGCGCGCTCGGACAGCGGCCCGGCGCGGTGGTCGCGGGCGGCACCGGGCTGATCGCGCTCGGCACCGATCTGTCCGGCTGGCGCCGGGCGGACGGCTGGGGTCATCTGCTCGGCGACTGCGGCAGCGGGGCCTGGATCGGCCGGGCCGGTCTGGAGGCGGCGATGCGGGCGTACGACGGACGGCGCGGTGGTTCGGCGGCGTTGCTCGCGCGGGCCGAGGAACGGTTCGGGCCGGCCGCCGGGTTGCCGGCCGCGCTGTACCCCCGTACCGACCGGCCGGCCGTCCTCGCCTCGTTCGCGCCGGACGTGGCCGCGGCCGCCGGCGATCCGGTCGCAAGCGGAATCCTCGCCGAAGCCGGCCGGCAGATCGCGGAGGCCGCGGCGGCGGTCCTCCCGGCGAGTCCCGACGGCTCGGACGGTGAAGTGGCGTTCACCGGGGGGCTGTTCAGGATCGGCAAGGCCCTGCTCGGGCCGCTGCGGGCCGAACTGGGCAGGATGGCTCCGGGGGTTCGCGAAGTGCCCGCCGCGGGCGATCCGCTGGCCGGGGCGGTGACGATCGCGGCCGCGCTCGCGGGCGGAACACTGCGTCTGCCGGAGGACCCGCGCATGCTCCAAGTCACCAGGTAA
- a CDS encoding NADH:flavin oxidoreductase/NADH oxidase — MSAALFEPFTLRSVTMPHRVWMAPMCQYSAEPTGPGAGVAGDWHFAHYASRATGGAGLILVEATAVAPEGRISPFDLGLWDDAQIEGLRRIAAFLTEHGTVPGIQIGHAGRKAATKQPWEGRGPVDPATGLGWQPVGPSPVAYADDHQVPTELTVDQIRAVTERFADSARRALAAGFQVLEVHGAHGYLIGEFLSPHSNRRTDAYGGSFENRTRLALEVVDAVRAVWPEELPLFFRISATDWLDEQGWTAEETVRFAALLREHGVDLLDVSTGGNGGPARIPVGPGYQVPFAARVKAETGLPVAAVGLITESEQAEKIVANGEADAVLLGRELLRDASWPRRAARELGAEISAPAPYGWAI, encoded by the coding sequence ATGAGCGCCGCCCTGTTCGAGCCCTTCACCCTGCGGTCCGTCACCATGCCCCATCGGGTCTGGATGGCCCCGATGTGCCAGTACTCGGCGGAGCCGACGGGTCCGGGCGCCGGCGTCGCGGGCGACTGGCACTTCGCGCACTACGCCTCCCGGGCCACCGGCGGCGCCGGGCTGATCCTGGTCGAGGCGACGGCGGTCGCCCCCGAGGGCCGGATCAGCCCCTTCGACCTCGGGCTCTGGGACGACGCGCAGATCGAGGGCCTGCGCCGGATCGCCGCGTTCCTGACGGAGCACGGCACCGTGCCGGGCATCCAGATCGGTCACGCCGGGCGCAAGGCCGCCACCAAGCAGCCCTGGGAGGGCCGAGGGCCGGTCGACCCCGCCACCGGCCTCGGCTGGCAGCCGGTCGGCCCGAGCCCGGTCGCCTACGCCGACGACCACCAGGTGCCGACCGAGCTGACGGTCGACCAGATCCGTGCCGTCACCGAGCGGTTCGCCGACTCCGCCCGGCGCGCGCTCGCCGCCGGCTTCCAGGTCCTGGAGGTGCACGGCGCCCACGGCTATCTGATCGGCGAGTTCCTCTCCCCGCACAGCAACCGCCGCACCGACGCCTACGGCGGCTCCTTCGAGAACCGCACCCGGCTCGCCCTGGAGGTCGTCGACGCCGTGCGCGCCGTCTGGCCCGAGGAACTGCCGCTGTTCTTCCGGATCTCGGCCACCGACTGGCTGGATGAGCAGGGCTGGACGGCGGAGGAGACCGTGCGCTTCGCCGCCCTGCTGCGCGAGCACGGCGTCGACCTGCTCGACGTGTCCACCGGCGGCAACGGCGGCCCGGCCCGGATCCCGGTCGGCCCCGGCTACCAGGTGCCCTTCGCCGCCCGCGTCAAGGCGGAGACCGGGCTGCCGGTCGCGGCCGTCGGCCTGATCACGGAGAGCGAGCAGGCCGAGAAGATCGTCGCCAACGGCGAGGCGGACGCCGTGCTCCTCGGCCGCGAGCTGCTGCGGGACGCCTCCTGGCCGCGCCGCGCGGCCCGTGAACTGGGCGCCGAGATCTCCGCGCCCGCGCCGTACGGCTGGGCGATCTGA
- a CDS encoding WD40/YVTN/BNR-like repeat-containing protein, whose translation MTDVVLTVGTRKGLFIGRGRDGRWEFDAPHFNAQAIYSIGIDTRGDRPRILVGGDSSHWGPSVFHSDDLGASWTEPPRPAVKFPQGTGASLERVWQLHPAPAHSPGVVYAGTEPAALFRSADGGESFELVRPLWEHPTRDRWVPGGGGEAVHTVVTDARDPDAVTVAVSTAGVFRSRDGGASWDPANQGVSAVFLPDPNPEFGQCVHKIAQDAGDLDRLYLQNHWGVFRSDDAGGRWTDIGEGLPSDFGFAVAAHPHRPDTAYVFPINADADRVPAGRRCRVYRTTDAGASWEPLSKGLPEGDHYGTVLRDALCTDDADPAGIYFGNRNGEVYASADDGDSWQLLAEHLPDVLCVRAAVIG comes from the coding sequence ATGACCGACGTAGTACTGACCGTGGGCACCCGCAAGGGGCTCTTCATCGGCCGCGGGCGAGACGGCCGATGGGAGTTCGACGCCCCCCACTTCAACGCGCAGGCGATCTATTCGATCGGGATCGACACCCGGGGTGATCGCCCGAGAATCCTGGTCGGCGGGGACAGCTCCCACTGGGGCCCCTCCGTCTTCCACTCCGACGACCTCGGCGCGAGCTGGACCGAGCCGCCCCGGCCGGCGGTCAAGTTCCCGCAGGGCACCGGGGCTTCACTGGAGCGGGTGTGGCAGCTCCATCCGGCACCCGCGCACTCTCCCGGCGTCGTGTACGCGGGGACGGAGCCGGCCGCGCTCTTCAGGTCGGCCGACGGCGGCGAGTCCTTCGAGCTGGTGCGCCCGCTGTGGGAGCACCCGACCCGGGACCGCTGGGTGCCGGGCGGGGGCGGCGAGGCGGTGCACACGGTGGTCACCGACGCCCGGGACCCGGACGCGGTGACGGTGGCGGTGTCGACCGCCGGCGTCTTCCGGTCCCGGGACGGCGGCGCGAGCTGGGACCCGGCCAACCAGGGGGTGTCGGCGGTCTTCCTACCCGATCCGAACCCCGAGTTCGGGCAGTGCGTGCACAAGATCGCCCAGGACGCCGGGGACCTGGACCGGCTGTATCTGCAGAACCACTGGGGCGTCTTCCGCAGCGACGACGCAGGCGGCCGGTGGACGGACATCGGCGAGGGGCTGCCGTCCGACTTCGGCTTCGCGGTCGCCGCCCACCCCCACCGCCCGGACACCGCCTATGTGTTCCCGATCAACGCGGACGCCGACCGGGTGCCGGCCGGCCGCCGCTGCCGGGTCTACCGGACCACGGACGCGGGGGCGAGCTGGGAGCCGCTGTCCAAGGGCCTGCCGGAGGGCGATCACTACGGGACGGTGCTGCGCGACGCGCTGTGCACGGACGACGCCGACCCGGCCGGGATCTACTTCGGCAATCGCAACGGCGAGGTGTACGCGAGCGCGGACGACGGGGACAGCTGGCAACTGCTCGCCGAGCACCTGCCGGACGTGCTGTGCGTACGGGCGGCGGTGATCGGCTGA
- a CDS encoding sirohydrochlorin chelatase, with translation MSSPTGPTPGLPVRMPRPRQSGRHRRPEPVAAPEGAPTLVLAVPGVPSAAIRSLAEEVVSIARSELPGLEAVIGYLDGDDTEYPTLASVLTAVSALRTERYEIAVAAGREVAAPEGPAAVVVPLLAGPDSALTRQIRQAVMDAGNNAELTDVLGPHPLLAEALHVRLSEAGLARADRARLFTVATAADGIILATVGGEEAVQAAGITGMLLAARLAVPVMAAALDQDGSISSIAEQLRGAGAEQLALAPYLIGPELSEGLLDAAAKEAGCAAAEPLGAYPAIGRLVLSQFMSTLGIAPQPGASVR, from the coding sequence ATGAGCTCCCCCACTGGGCCCACTCCCGGGCTGCCTGTACGAATGCCGCGACCCCGCCAGTCCGGGCGGCACCGTCGCCCTGAACCCGTGGCGGCGCCCGAGGGCGCTCCGACCCTGGTGCTCGCCGTTCCCGGCGTGCCGTCGGCCGCTATACGCTCGCTGGCCGAGGAGGTCGTGAGCATCGCCCGCTCGGAGCTGCCCGGCCTTGAGGCCGTGATCGGCTACCTGGACGGCGACGACACCGAGTACCCGACCCTGGCGTCGGTCCTCACCGCGGTCTCCGCCCTGCGCACCGAGCGTTACGAGATCGCCGTGGCCGCCGGCCGCGAGGTCGCCGCCCCCGAGGGCCCGGCCGCGGTCGTGGTGCCGCTGCTCGCGGGCCCGGACAGCGCGCTGACCCGTCAGATCCGCCAGGCCGTCATGGACGCCGGCAACAACGCCGAGCTGACCGATGTGCTCGGTCCGCACCCGCTGCTCGCCGAGGCGCTGCACGTGCGCCTGTCGGAGGCCGGTCTGGCCCGCGCCGACCGCGCGCGCCTGTTCACGGTCGCCACGGCGGCCGACGGCATCATCCTGGCCACCGTGGGCGGCGAGGAGGCCGTGCAGGCCGCCGGCATCACGGGCATGCTGCTCGCTGCCCGGCTCGCGGTGCCGGTGATGGCGGCCGCGCTCGACCAGGACGGTTCGATCTCCTCGATCGCCGAGCAGCTGCGCGGCGCCGGTGCGGAGCAGCTCGCGCTCGCCCCGTATCTGATCGGCCCGGAGCTGTCCGAGGGGCTGCTGGACGCGGCGGCCAAGGAGGCGGGCTGCGCGGCGGCCGAGCCGCTGGGCGCGTACCCGGCGATCGGCCGGCTGGTGCTCTCGCAGTTCATGTCGACCCTCGGCATCGCCCCGCAGCCGGGCGCCTCGGTGCGCTAG
- a CDS encoding DUF305 domain-containing protein, which yields MPWEVALSNHRVRGALAVLLAACAVFALGACESGSDENKPVSGSGSSGKNPAIVAPGKPGEPARRVSPEEAARMMPDERPNGADYSYVQMMIEHHRQALTMTALAPQRAKDPQVRKVAERISAAQGPEIGAMEGWLKNNGGPRPTTGHDHHTMPGMATEAQLAQLRGAKGAAFDSLFLKLMITHHDGAITMAADVLSQGNNVLVEEMASDVIAQQSAEIDRMRSL from the coding sequence GTGCCTTGGGAGGTCGCGTTGTCGAACCACCGTGTCCGTGGTGCCCTCGCCGTGCTGCTCGCCGCCTGTGCCGTATTCGCCCTGGGAGCCTGCGAGTCGGGGTCCGACGAGAACAAGCCGGTTTCCGGATCCGGGAGTTCGGGGAAGAACCCGGCGATCGTGGCACCCGGCAAGCCCGGTGAGCCCGCCCGGCGGGTCTCGCCGGAGGAGGCGGCCCGGATGATGCCGGACGAGCGCCCCAACGGCGCCGACTACAGCTATGTGCAGATGATGATCGAGCACCACCGTCAGGCCCTCACCATGACCGCGCTCGCCCCGCAGCGCGCGAAGGACCCGCAGGTCCGCAAGGTCGCCGAGCGGATCTCGGCGGCGCAGGGGCCGGAGATCGGGGCGATGGAGGGCTGGCTGAAGAACAACGGCGGTCCGCGTCCGACGACCGGCCATGACCACCACACCATGCCGGGCATGGCGACCGAGGCGCAGCTCGCGCAGCTGCGGGGCGCCAAGGGGGCGGCCTTCGACAGCCTGTTCCTGAAGCTGATGATCACCCACCACGACGGGGCGATCACGATGGCGGCGGACGTGCTGAGCCAGGGCAACAACGTGCTCGTGGAGGAGATGGCGAGCGATGTGATCGCGCAGCAGTCGGCCGAGATCGACCGGATGCGGTCGCTGTAG